A part of Gallus gallus isolate bGalGal1 chromosome 26, bGalGal1.mat.broiler.GRCg7b, whole genome shotgun sequence genomic DNA contains:
- the MYBPHL gene encoding myosin-binding protein H — translation MTGKTAPAAAKKAPAAKKAPAPASKKAPEPAPKEKPAPTPKEGHAPTPKEEHAPPPKEEHAPPPKEEHAPAPAAETPPAPEHPPDAEQPAAPAAEHAPTPTHEAAPAHEEGPPPAAPAEAPAPEPEPEKPKEEPPSVPLSLAVEEVTENSVTLTWKAPEHTGKSSLDGYVVEICKDGSTDWTAVNKEPFLSTRYKIHDLASGEKVHVRVKAISASGTSDPATLEQPVLIREITDLPRIRLPRQLRQVYVRHVGEAVNLLIPFQGKPQPQVTWTKDNQPLDTSRVNIRNTDKDTIFFIRTAQRSDSGKYQLSVRINGAEDKAILDIRVIERPGPPQNLKLVDVWGFNVALEWSPPADNGNSEIKGYTVQKSDKKSGKWFTVLERCTRTSCTISDLIIGNTYSFRVFSENACGMSETAAVAAGVAHIKKTKTVYQPQKIPERDMMEPPKFTQPLTDRATTRGYSTHLFCSVRGFPQPKIIWMKNKMEIREDPKYIAMIEQGVCSLEIRKPSPFDAGVYTCKAVNPLGEASVDCKLDVKMPK, via the exons ATGACCGGCAAAACggctccagctgctgcaaagAAAGCACCGGCCGCAAAGAAAGCACCTGCACCGGCCTCAAAGAAAGCACCGGAACCAGCCCCGAAGGAAAAGCCGGCACCGACCCCAAAGGAAGGGCACGCACCCACCCCAAAGGAAGAGCACGCACCGCCCCCTAAGGAAGAGCACGCACCGCCCCCAAAGGAAGAGCATGCCCCAGCCCCCGCTGCTGAGACACCCCCAGCCCCCGAGCATCCCCCCGATGCGGAGCAGCCTGCGgcccctgcagctgagcacGCTCCGACCCCCACACATGAAGCGGCTCCAGCCCATGAGGAAGGACCCCCCCCGGCTGCCCCAGCTGAAGCCCCAGCCCCGGAGCCTGAGCCTGAGAAACCCAAAGAAG AGCCGCCCAGCGTCCCCTTGTCCTTGGCTGTGGAAGAAGTGACTGAAAACTCCGTTACGCTGACCTGGAAAGCACCGGAGCATACGGGCAAATCGAGCCTGGATGGATACGTGGTGGAGATCTGCAAAGATGGAA GTACGGACTGGACAGCTGTGAACAAGGAGCCTTTTCTCTCCACCCGCTACAAGATCCATGACCTTGCCTCTGGGGAGAAGGTCCACGTGAGGGTGAAGGCCATCAGTGCCAGTGGCACCAGCGACCCAGCTACCTTGGAGCAGCCAGTCCTCATCAGGGAGATCACCG ATCTCCCAAGGATCCGCCTACCTCGTCAGCTGCGGCAGGTGTACGTCAGGCATGTTGGGGAGGCTGTGAACCTGCTGATCCCTTTCCAG GGAAAGCCACAGCCCCAGGTGACCTGGACCAAGGACAACCAGCCCCTGGACACCAGCAGGGTCAACATCCGCAACACAGACAAGGACACCATCTTCTTCATCCGCACGGCGCAGCGCAGCGACTCGGGCAAATACCAGCTTTCAGTGAGGATAAATGGAGCAGAGGACAAAGCCATCCTGGACATCCGAGTGATTG AGCGGCCTGGTCCCCCCCAGAACCTGAAGCTGGTGGATGTGTGGGGCTTTAACGTGGCCCTGGAGTGGAGTCCCCCAGCAGACAATGGGAACTCTGAGATAAAGGGCTACACAGTGCAGAAGTCGGACAAGAAGAGTGGG AAGTGGTTCACAGTGCTGGAGCGCTGCACCCGCACCAGCTGCACCATCTCCGACCTCATCATAGGCAACACGTATTCCTTCCGTGTGTTCTCAGAGAACGCCTGCGGGATGAGCGAGACAGCGGCCGTTGCTGCCGGGGTGGCCCACATCAAGAAGAcaa AAACCGTTTACCAGCCACAGAAGATCCCTGAACGGGACATGATGGAGCCCCCCAAATTCACCCAACCCCTGACAGACCGAGCCACCACCCGGGGATACAGCACTCACCTCTTCTGCTCCGTCCGGGGCTTCCCCCAG CCCAAAATCATCTGGATGAAAAATAAGATGGAGATCCGGGAAGACCCAAAATACATTGCAATGATCGAGCAGGGCGTCTGCTCCCTGGAGATCCGCAAGCCCAGCCCTTTCGATGCGGGCGTCTACACCTGCAAAGCTGTGAACCCTTTGGGGGAAGCCTCGGTAGACTGCAAACTTGATGTGAAAA TGCCCAAGTGA
- the DENND2D gene encoding DENN domain-containing protein 2D isoform X1, protein MASSISNLFRRSLRRSGRREGKQEAPAADGIPSHVPLGKAGERSSILYSAGQFFFEYLVVVSLRKMSDGRYEPKIAYQFPKRENLLKGQKEEEERLLQAIPLFCFPDGNNWEPVTTFPSETFSFVLTNVDGSRKIGYCRRLLPSGRGVRLPEVFCIISCLGCFGLFSKILDEVEKRRQISMAVIYPFMQGLRESPFPAPGKTVTIKSFIPESGTELIELTRPVDAHLEHVEFPALLQRLSPILILHIFASAVLERRLIFLAEELSVLSQCIHAVAALLYPFTWAHTYIPVVPECLLDTVCCPTPFMVGIQRRHLERVLEQPMEEALIVDLCEGKILRAVGDEDQILPIKLQNEMLASLNRHNSNNNIHTSEQLNALISEAFVQFFVRLVGHYTSHIKWSKNGPGTFQERAFCKAITSKTNRRFVKKFVKTNMFSLFIEDAEKSRIPQEAYFQQKITEYQQQKKHRRDS, encoded by the exons ATGGCCTCTTCCATCAGCAACCTCTTCCGACGGAGCCTACGGCGCTCGGGCCGCAGAG AAGGCAAACAGGAGGCCCCTGCAGCAGACGGCATCCCATCTCATGTGCCTCTGGGAAAGGCAGGAGAGCGGAGCTCCATCCTCTACTCTGCTGGGCAGTTCTTCTTCGAGTACCTGGTGGTGGTGTCGCTGAGGAAGATGTCAGATGGACGTTATGAACCCAAGATAGCCTATCAGTTCCCAAAG CGTGAGAACCTCCTGAAGGgtcagaaggaggaggaggagcggctCCTGCAGGCCATCCCCCTCTTCTGCTTCCCCGATGGCAACAACTGGGAGCCCGTCACCACCTTCCCCAG CGAAACCTTTTCCTTCGTCCTGACAAACGTGGATGGCAGCAGGAAGATTGGTTactgcaggaggctgctg ccctctggCCGCGGTGTCCGCCTCCCCGAGGTCTTCTGCATCATCAGCTGCCTGGGCTGCTTCGGGCTCTTCTCCAAG ATCCTGGATGAGGTGGAGAAGAGGCGTCAGATCTCCATGGCAGTGATTTACCCCTTCATGCAGGGCCTGCGGGAATCGCCCTTTCCAGCTCCGGGGAAAACCGTCACCATTAAAAGCTTCATCCCCGAGTCGGGCACAGAG CTCATTGAGCTCACACGACCTGTGGACGCCCACCTGGAGCACGTGGAGTTCCCAGCGCTGCTCCAGCGCCTCAGCCCCATCCTCATCCTGCACATCTTCGCCTCCGCTGTGCTGGAGCGGCGGCTCATCTTCCTGGCTGAGGAGCTGAG TGTCCTCTCACAGTGTATCCACGCCGTGGCTGCTCTCCTCTACCCCTTCACGTGGGCTCACACCTACATCCCTGTGGTCCCCGAGTGCCTGCTCGACACCGTCTGCTGCCCCACACCCTTCATGGTTGGCATCCAGAGGCGGCACCTGGAGCGGGTGCTGGAGCAGCCCATGGAGGAG GCTCTGATAGTTGATCTGTGTGAAGGGAAGATCCTCCGGGCG GTGGGCGACGAGGATCAGATCTTGCCCATCAAGCTGCAGAACGAGATGCTGGCATCTCTGAACAggcacaacagcaacaacaacatcCACA CATCTGAGCAGCTGAATGCACTCATCTCCGAGGCCTTTGTGCAGTTCTTTGTCCGTCTGGTCGGGCATTACACCTCACACATCAAGTGGAGTAAAAACGGCCCGGGCACCTTCCAGGAAAGAGCCTTCTGCAAGGCCATCACCTCCAAGACCAACCGCAGGTTCGTGAAGAAGTTTGTGAAGACCAACATGTTCTCCTTATTTATTGAGGACGCAGAGAAGAGCAGGATCCCACAGGAAG cctaCTTCCAGCAGAAGATAACAGAATACCAGCAGCAGAAGAAGCACCGAAGGGACTCCTGA
- the DENND2D gene encoding DENN domain-containing protein 2D isoform X2 → MSDGRYEPKIAYQFPKRENLLKGQKEEEERLLQAIPLFCFPDGNNWEPVTTFPSETFSFVLTNVDGSRKIGYCRRLLPSGRGVRLPEVFCIISCLGCFGLFSKILDEVEKRRQISMAVIYPFMQGLRESPFPAPGKTVTIKSFIPESGTELIELTRPVDAHLEHVEFPALLQRLSPILILHIFASAVLERRLIFLAEELSVLSQCIHAVAALLYPFTWAHTYIPVVPECLLDTVCCPTPFMVGIQRRHLERVLEQPMEEALIVDLCEGKILRAVGDEDQILPIKLQNEMLASLNRHNSNNNIHTSEQLNALISEAFVQFFVRLVGHYTSHIKWSKNGPGTFQERAFCKAITSKTNRRFVKKFVKTNMFSLFIEDAEKSRIPQEAYFQQKITEYQQQKKHRRDS, encoded by the exons ATGTCAGATGGACGTTATGAACCCAAGATAGCCTATCAGTTCCCAAAG CGTGAGAACCTCCTGAAGGgtcagaaggaggaggaggagcggctCCTGCAGGCCATCCCCCTCTTCTGCTTCCCCGATGGCAACAACTGGGAGCCCGTCACCACCTTCCCCAG CGAAACCTTTTCCTTCGTCCTGACAAACGTGGATGGCAGCAGGAAGATTGGTTactgcaggaggctgctg ccctctggCCGCGGTGTCCGCCTCCCCGAGGTCTTCTGCATCATCAGCTGCCTGGGCTGCTTCGGGCTCTTCTCCAAG ATCCTGGATGAGGTGGAGAAGAGGCGTCAGATCTCCATGGCAGTGATTTACCCCTTCATGCAGGGCCTGCGGGAATCGCCCTTTCCAGCTCCGGGGAAAACCGTCACCATTAAAAGCTTCATCCCCGAGTCGGGCACAGAG CTCATTGAGCTCACACGACCTGTGGACGCCCACCTGGAGCACGTGGAGTTCCCAGCGCTGCTCCAGCGCCTCAGCCCCATCCTCATCCTGCACATCTTCGCCTCCGCTGTGCTGGAGCGGCGGCTCATCTTCCTGGCTGAGGAGCTGAG TGTCCTCTCACAGTGTATCCACGCCGTGGCTGCTCTCCTCTACCCCTTCACGTGGGCTCACACCTACATCCCTGTGGTCCCCGAGTGCCTGCTCGACACCGTCTGCTGCCCCACACCCTTCATGGTTGGCATCCAGAGGCGGCACCTGGAGCGGGTGCTGGAGCAGCCCATGGAGGAG GCTCTGATAGTTGATCTGTGTGAAGGGAAGATCCTCCGGGCG GTGGGCGACGAGGATCAGATCTTGCCCATCAAGCTGCAGAACGAGATGCTGGCATCTCTGAACAggcacaacagcaacaacaacatcCACA CATCTGAGCAGCTGAATGCACTCATCTCCGAGGCCTTTGTGCAGTTCTTTGTCCGTCTGGTCGGGCATTACACCTCACACATCAAGTGGAGTAAAAACGGCCCGGGCACCTTCCAGGAAAGAGCCTTCTGCAAGGCCATCACCTCCAAGACCAACCGCAGGTTCGTGAAGAAGTTTGTGAAGACCAACATGTTCTCCTTATTTATTGAGGACGCAGAGAAGAGCAGGATCCCACAGGAAG cctaCTTCCAGCAGAAGATAACAGAATACCAGCAGCAGAAGAAGCACCGAAGGGACTCCTGA